In a single window of the Canis lupus dingo isolate Sandy chromosome 18, ASM325472v2, whole genome shotgun sequence genome:
- the LOC112663688 gene encoding olfactory receptor 5M10 — MSSSNHTSVTGFILLGLTDDPVLEKILFGVFLVIYLVTLAGNLCMIVLIGTNSHLQTPMYFFLSHLSFVDICYSSNITPNMLYNFLSDQKTISYAGCFTQCLLFIALVITEFYILASMALDRYVAICSPLHYSTRMSKNICISLVVISYTCGYLNGLSQTLLTFHLSFCDSLEINHFYCADPPLILLACSDTHVKKMAMLVVAGLTLSSSLFIIVLSYLFIIVAILRIRSAEGRHKAFSTCASHLTTVTLFYGTLFCMYLRSPSEKSIEESKIIAVFYTFLSPMLNPLIYSLRNKDVIHAMQQIIQGNIFHKIAV; from the coding sequence ATGTCTTCCTCGAACCACACTTCAGTGACGGGATTCATTCTCCTGGGACTCACAGACGACCCAGTACTAGAGAAGATCCTGTTTGGGGTGTTTCTGGTGATCTATCTAGTCACACTGGCAGGGAATCTGTGCATGATTGTACTGATCGGGACCAATTCCCACCTGCAAactcccatgtacttcttccttagCCACCTCTCCTTTGTAGACATCTGCTATTCTTCCAATATCACTCCAAACATGCTGTACAATTTCCTCTCAGACCAGAAGACCATCTCCTATGCTGGATGCTTCACGCAGTGTCTTCTCTTCATTGCCCTGGTGATCACTGAGTTTTACATCCTTGCTTCAATGGCATTGGATCGCTATGTAGCCATCTGTAGCCCTCTACATTACAGTACCAGAATGTCCAAGAACATTTGCATCTCCCTAGTGGTGATCTCTTATACTTGTGGTTACCTTAATGGACTCTCCCAGACACTGTTGACTTTTCACTTGTCCTTCTGTGACTCCCTTGAAATCAACCACTTCTACTGTGCAGATCCTCCTCTTATCCTGTTGGCCTGCTCTGACACCCATGTCAAAAAGATGGCGATGCTGGTAGTAGCTGGCTTGACTCTGTCAAGCTCTCTCTTCATCATTGTGCTATCCTACCTTTTCATTATTGTAGCCATCTTGAGGATCCGTTCtgctgaaggcaggcacaaaGCCTTTTCTACTTGTGCTTCCCACTTGACAACAGTCACTTTGTTTTATGGCACCCTCTTCTGCATGTACTTAAGGAGTCCATCTGAGAAGTCTATAGAGGAGTCTAAAATAATTGCtgtcttttatacatttttaagccCAATGTTGAACCCATTGATTTATAGTCTAAGGAACAAGGATGTGATCCATGCTATGCAGCAAATCATTcagggaaatatttttcataaaattgcaGTGTAG
- the LOC112663570 gene encoding olfactory receptor 5M10-like yields the protein MSSSNHTSVTGFILLGLTDDPVLEKILFGVFLVIYLVTLAGNLCMIVLIGTNSHLQTPMYFFLSHLSFVDICYSSNITPNMLYNFLSDQKTISYAGCFTQCLLFIALVITEFYILASMALDRYVAICSPLHYSTRMSKNICISLVVISYTCGYLNGLSQTLLTFHLSFCDSLEINHFYCADPPLILLACSDTHVKKMAMLVVAGLTLSSSLFIIVLSYFFIIVAILRIRSAEGRHKAFSTCASHLTIVTLFYGTLFCMYLRSPSEKSVEESKIIAVFYTFLSPMLNPLIYSLRNKDVIHAMQQMIKGNLFHTIEIWVSVNLK from the coding sequence ATGTCTTCCTCGAACCACACTTCAGTGACGGGATTCATTCTCTTGGGACTCACAGATGACCCAGTACTAGAGAAGATCCTGTTTGGGGTGTTTCTGGTGATCTATCTAGTCACGCTGGCAGGGAATCTGTGCATGATTGTGCTGATCGGGACCAATTCCCACCTGCAAactcccatgtacttcttccttagCCACCTCTCCTTTGTAGACATTTGCTATTCTTCCAATATCACTCCAAACATGCTGTACAATTTCCTCTCAGACCAGAAGACCATCTCCTATGCTGGATGCTTCACGCAGTGTCTTCTCTTCATTGCCCTGGTGATCACTGAGTTTTACATCCTTGCTTCAATGGCATTGGATCGCTATGTAGCCATCTGTAGCCCTCTTCATTACAGTACCAGAATGTCCAAGAACATTTGCATCTCCCTAGTGGTGATCTCTTATACTTGTGGTTACCTTAATGGACTCTCCCAGACACTGTTGACTTTTCACTTGTCCTTCTGTGACTCCCTTGAAATCAACCACTTCTACTGTGCAGATCCTCCTCTTATCCTGTTGGCCTGCTCTGACACCCATGTCAAAAAGATGGCGATGCTGGTAGTAGCTGGCTTGACTCTGTCAAGCTCTCTCTTCATCATTGTGCTATCCTACTTTTTCATTATTGTAGCCATCTTGAGGATCCGTTCtgctgaaggcaggcacaaaGCCTTTTCTACTTGTGCTTCCCACTTGACAATAGTCACCTTATTTTATGGCACCCTCTTCTGCATGTACTTAAGGAGTCCATCTGAGAAGTCTGTAGAGGAGTCCAAAATAATTGCTGTCTTTTATACGTTTTTAAGCCCAATGTTGAACCCATTGATTTATAGTCTAAGGAACAAGGATGTGATCCATGCTATGCAGCAAATGATTAAGGGAAATCTCTTTCATACAATTGAAATTTGGGTCTCTGTTAATTTGAAATGA
- the LOC112663686 gene encoding olfactory receptor 1030-like — protein MLKNNYTAVTEFILLGLTDQAELQPVLFVVFLVIYLITVLGNVSMILLIRSDSKLHTPMYFFLSHLSFVDLCYTTSVAPQMLVHFLSERKAISFLGCLLQFHFFIALVITDYYMLTVMAYDRYVAICKPLLYGSKMSRCVCFSLVATPYIYGFVNGLAQTILMLRLSFCGPNEINHFYCADPPLIVLACSDTYVKETAMFVVAGFNLTCSLAIILISYIFIFSTILRIHSAEGRRKAFSTCGSHLTAVTIFYGTLFCMHLRPPSETSVEQSKIVAVFYIFVSPMLNPFIYSLRNKDVKNAIRKVFQRKLLN, from the coding sequence ATGTTAAAGAACAACTACACAGCAGTGACTGAGTTTATTCTCCTGGGACTGACAGATCAAGCTGAGTTACAGCCTGTCCTTTTTGTGGTCTTCCTAGTCATCTACCTTATCACAGTGCTTGGCAATGTTAGCATGATTTTGTTAATCAGAAGTGACTCAAAACTTCACACTCcaatgtacttcttcctcagtCATCTCTCTTTTGTGGACCTCTGTTATACCACCAGTGTCGCTCCACAGATGCTGGTTCATTTCTTATCCGAGAGAAAAGCCATTTCCTTCCTGGGTTGCCTTCTGCAATTCCACTTTTTCATTGCCCTGGTGATCACCGATTATTATATGCTCAcagtgatggcctatgaccgctacgtggccatctgcaaaccccTGTTGTATGGCAGCAAGATGTCCaggtgtgtctgcttctctctcgttGCCACCCCTTATATTTATGGCTTTGTGAATGGTCTGGCACAGACCATCCTGATGCTTCGCCTCTCCTTCTGTGGACCCAATGAAATCAACCACTTTTACTGTGCAGACCCACCTCTCATAGTCCTTGCCTGCTCAGATACTTATGTCAAAGAAACTGCCATGTTTGTGGTGGCTGGTTTCAATCTCACCTGTTCTCTAGCCATCATTCTCAtctcatacattttcattttctccaccaTTCTGCGCATCCACTCTGCTGAGGGCAGGCGCaaagccttctccacctgtgGGTCCCATTTGACGGCTGTCACCATCTTTTATGGGACTCTGTTCTGCATGCACCTAAGACCCCCTTCTGAGACATCTGTAGAACAGAGCAAAATTGTTGCCGTGTTTTATATCTTTGTGAGTCCTATGTTAAACCCTTTTATTTATAGCCTGCGGAACAAAGATGTTAAAAATGCAATCAGGAAAGTTTTCCAAAGGAAATTGTTAAATTAA